Proteins encoded by one window of Glycine soja cultivar W05 chromosome 15, ASM419377v2, whole genome shotgun sequence:
- the LOC114385776 gene encoding diphthine methyltransferase homolog — MDIAHCYLKGNADAVEFCPHDPYHNVLAVSTYTLQEGSQPCRHGSISLFNVDVEPGHLDMVFSEETAGIFDIKWNPPGGHASPFLAQADADGYLRIKMLEGCCNGVEGVNLKEITNEKISNSMCLYLDWNPSATSITVGLSDGSVSIVSFLESKLEIQEEWKAHDYELWTTSFDIHQPNLVYTGSDDCKFSCWDLRDKPPNVVFQISKVHKMGVCCIEKSPHDPNTSLTGSYDEFLRVWDLRSISKPLNSINLGGGVWRVKHHPFIPGLVLAACMHNGFAIVAIKGDNAEVSETYKKHDSLAYGADWQKGEANHIGENTKPLVATCSFYDKLVRVWRPGNDFIL, encoded by the exons ATGGACATAGCACATTGCTATTTAAAGGGTAATGCTGATGCTGTGGAGTTTTGTCCACATGATCCCTACCATAATGTTTTAGCGGTATCCACTTACACATTACAAGAAGGTTCTCAGCCCTGTCGACATGGAAGCATTTCACTCTTCAATGTTGATGTGGAACCAGGTCACCTTGACATGGTTTTTAGTGAGGAAACTGCTGGGATTTTTGACATAAAGTGGAATCCACCTGGAGGGCATGCAAGTCCTTTTCTAGCTCAAGCAGATGCTGATGGATACTTGAGAATTAAAATGCTGGAGGGTTGCTGTAATGGAGTGGAAG GGGTTAATCTAAAGGAGATCACAAATGAAAAAATCAGTAACTCTATGTGCCTGTACCTGGATTGGAACCCTTCAGCCACATCCATCACAGTGGGGCTTTCTGATGGCTCTGTGTctattgtttcttttcttgaatcCAAACTGGAAATTCAAGAAGAGTGGAAAGCTCATGATTATGAACTTTGGACAACCTCCTTTGATATCCACCAACCAAATTTGGTATACACTGGCTCTGAtgattgtaaattcagttgttgggatttgcgagataaacCTCCCAATGTGGTATTTCAGATCTCTAAAGTCCACAAAATGGGTGTTTGTTGCATTGAGAAGAGTCCACATGACCCAAATACCTCGTTAACTGGCAGCTATGATGAATTCCTAAGGGTATGGGATTTAAGATCAATCTCAAAACCCCTTAATTCAATTAACTTGGGGGGAGGAGTTTGGAGGGTTAAGCACCACCCCTTCATTCCAGGCTTGGTTTTGGCTGCTTGTATGCACAATGGTTTTGCTATTGTCGCCATTAAAGGCGACAATGCCGAAGTGTCGGAAACTTACAAGAAGCATGATTCTCTTGCCTATGGAGCAGATTGGCAGAAAGGAGAAGCAAATCACATAGGTGAGAATACCAAACCACTGGTGGCTACTTGCTCATTCTACGACAAACTTGTTCGAGTGTGGAGGCCAGGAAATGATTTTATCTTGTAG